From a region of the Phragmites australis chromosome 21, lpPhrAust1.1, whole genome shotgun sequence genome:
- the LOC133903206 gene encoding geraniol 8-hydroxylase-like produces the protein MKLDMAVLVPWLAWLLVSFLAVYLLSLLSHRHRSLPPGPRPLPIIGSLHLLGNQPHRSLASLAKNYGPLVSLRLGTVTTVVVSSPEAAREFLQRHDAVFSNRSVPDATGNHSRNSVAWLPNDPRWRALRKLMGTELFAPHRLDALQHLRREKVQELVEHVRRLAREGAAVNIGQVAFITSLNLVSRTIFSRDLTSLDDHGGSKEFQELVTDIMEAAGSPNFFKCCSLHSVWSIEISSGCLSKSMTWSFSLGRCMQYESYDPTEDKPSFFSENILLWKQWVVEYHGTLMFLFNIYDITNFLVFLFEDLFSAGSDTSSSTVEWAMVELLQNPCSMAKACDELERVIGSRRNIEEFDINQLPYLQAVINETFRLHPAAPLLLPRHARVETKIMGYTIPKGSRVFVNVWAIGRDKETWSEPEKFVPERFLNRTVDLRGGDFHLIPFGAGRRICPGMPLAIRMVHVLLASLLNQFKWRLPADVERHGVDMTEKFGVTLTKAVPLCAIATPI, from the exons ATGAAACTAGATATGGCTGTCCTGGTTCCGTGGCTGGCATGGCTTCTCGTCTCCTTCCTCGCCGTGTATTTACTCAGCCTCCTTTCACACCGACATCGCAGCCTCCCGCCGGGACCGCGGCCGCTGCCCATCATCGGAAGTCTCCACCTACTCGGCAACCAGCCGCACCGCTCCCTTGCCAGCCTCGCAAAAAACTACGGCCCGCTCGTGTCCCTCCGTCTTGGCACGGTCACCACGGTGGTCGTCTCATCTCCCGAGGCCGCCCGCGAGTTCCTGCAGAGGCACGACGCCGTCTTCAGCAATAGGTCTGTGCCGGACGCCACCGGCAACCACAGCAGGAACTCCGTAGCCTGGTTGCCCAACGACCCACGCTGGCGCGCGCTCCGGAAGCTCATGGGCACCGAGCTGTTCGCGCCGCACAGGCTGGACGCGCTTCAGCACCTCCGGCGCGAGAAGGTGCAGGAGCTCGTGGAGCACGTCAGGCGGCTGGCGCGGGAGGGCGCGGCTGTGAACATCGGCCAGGTGGCGTTCATCACGAGCCTGAATCTTGTCTCGCGCACCATCTTCTCCCGGGACCTGACAAGCCTCGACGACCACGGCGGGTCAAAGGAGTTCCAAGAACTGGTGACGGACATCATGGAGGCCGCGGGGAGCCCGAACTTTTTTAAATGTTGCTCTCTCCATTCTGTTTGGAGTATAGAGATATCTTCGGGATGTCTCAGTAAGTCAATGACGTGGAGTTTCAGTCTGGGGCGCTGCATGCA ATATGAATCATATGATCCAACGGAAGACAAACCGTCTTTCTTCTCCGAGAATATATTATTATGG AAACAATGGGTTGTAGAATATCATGGAACTTTAATGTTTCTGTTTAATATTTATGATATCACTAATTTCCTTGTATTCTTATTTGAGGATTTGTTTTCTGCTGGGAGTGATACAAGTTCTAGCACAGTGGAATGGGCTATGGTGGAACTGCTTCAAAACCCATGTTCAATGGCTAAAGCTTGCGATGAACTTGAAAGAGTTATTGGTTCAAGAAGAAACATTGAAGAATTTGATATTAACCAGTTGCCTTATCTTCAAGCCGTGATAAATGAAACATTTCGACTGCATCCGGCTGCTCCACTGTTGCTACCACGCCATGCTCGGGTTGAGACAAAAATAATGGGTTACACAATTCCTAAAGGTTCTCGTGTGTTCGTAAATGTGTGGGCAATAGGTCGAGATAAAGAAACATGGTCCGAACCAGAGAAGTTTGTGCCCGAGAGATTTCTAAATAGGACAGTTGACCTAAGAGGTGGAGACTTTCATCTCATCCCTTTTGGTGCAGGGCGTCGAATCTGCCCTGGAATGCCATTGGCTATTAGGATGGTGCATGTGCTTCTTGCATCACTACTAAATCAGTTCAAATGGAGGCTCCCAGCAGATGTTGAAAGACATGGAGTTGATATGACCGAAAAATTTGGTGTGACACTGACCAAGGCCGTGCCTCTTTGTGCTATAGCTACCCCAATTTGA